A stretch of Clostridium formicaceticum DNA encodes these proteins:
- a CDS encoding homocysteine S-methyltransferase family protein, which yields MEKSHLKKMLREKVLMFDGAMGTMLQKMGLKTSQCPEIYNLENKEVIKSIHKGYIEAGCDIIQTNTFGGNRIKLSQYGFGDKVEEINRQAVALAKETAKEGNLVAGDIGPIGKLLYPLGELTFEEAYEIFFQQAKALIEAGADLINIETMSDIKEAKAAVMAVKDIADIPIVCSMTFQENMRTLTGSDPKTVVTVLEALGVDVIGANCGFGPDMMIKILKEMCDVSDRPLIVQPNAGLPKLVEGTSIYDLSPEKMANYVEDLVLSGANIVGGCCGTTPEHLKLMVEAASSIKPLQKKKISFSKLASRTTTFLIGEEFPTAVIGGYINPTGKKQLMKAIREGNTSVLCEEAVKQVNAGAHIIDVNLGLSAEEEKNFITRALTSIQRVIHQPLSIDTVNYDAMEEGLKVYDGKPLLNSTNGEDETLQRVIKLAKKYGAAVVGLTLEDKGIPEKAEDRFKIAEKIVTTAVNEGIRREDIYIDTLVLTAGAQQSLAMECLKAIRLVKKELGVKTLLGVENISHGLPNRRHLNDTFLAMALEAGLDIPILNPYHSSNWPIIRSSDVLMNKDKNAQFFIQWADKVPEAKSVAKTEEAKRVDEVTQLIEIILEGDQETVIPQVEVLLTNSISPEEIINRCVTPALEEAGENYEKQIYFLPQLLMAAETAQKVFQHLKPLLQQKEVDHIGTFVIATVKGDIHDIGKNIVSIMLQNHGYRVIDLGKDVEAEVIIETAIKEKADIIGLSALMTTTMQEMKSVMEILKARNLSIPVMVGGAVVTQHYAEMIDAHYAEDAIQAVRLARKLTKTLS from the coding sequence TTGGAAAAATCACACTTAAAGAAAATGTTGAGGGAAAAGGTTTTGATGTTTGATGGAGCTATGGGAACAATGTTGCAGAAAATGGGGCTAAAGACCAGTCAATGTCCTGAGATATACAACTTAGAAAATAAAGAAGTTATTAAAAGTATACATAAAGGCTATATAGAAGCTGGATGCGATATTATTCAGACCAATACCTTTGGGGGTAATAGAATCAAACTTTCTCAATATGGTTTTGGTGATAAAGTAGAAGAAATTAATAGACAAGCCGTTGCTCTTGCTAAAGAAACAGCTAAAGAGGGAAATTTGGTGGCAGGAGATATTGGTCCCATAGGAAAACTACTATATCCTTTAGGGGAATTGACCTTTGAAGAGGCATATGAAATATTCTTTCAGCAGGCGAAGGCTTTAATAGAAGCAGGGGCAGACTTAATCAATATTGAAACCATGTCAGACATAAAAGAAGCCAAGGCGGCGGTTATGGCGGTAAAGGACATAGCAGATATTCCTATTGTTTGTTCTATGACCTTTCAAGAGAATATGCGAACTTTAACAGGCTCTGACCCTAAAACAGTTGTTACTGTCTTAGAGGCTCTAGGCGTAGATGTGATAGGTGCCAACTGTGGCTTTGGCCCGGATATGATGATAAAAATACTTAAAGAAATGTGTGACGTAAGCGATCGCCCATTGATTGTTCAACCTAATGCTGGGTTACCTAAATTGGTAGAAGGAACGTCTATTTATGACTTGTCTCCAGAAAAAATGGCCAACTATGTAGAGGATTTAGTTTTATCTGGTGCGAATATTGTTGGAGGATGCTGTGGTACCACTCCGGAACACTTGAAGCTTATGGTGGAGGCTGCAAGCTCTATAAAACCCTTACAAAAGAAAAAAATATCCTTTTCTAAATTAGCCAGTAGGACGACAACCTTCCTTATAGGAGAAGAATTTCCTACTGCTGTTATAGGAGGATATATTAACCCTACAGGGAAGAAACAGTTAATGAAGGCGATTAGAGAAGGAAATACATCAGTGCTTTGTGAAGAAGCTGTAAAGCAAGTAAATGCAGGAGCACATATTATAGATGTTAATCTAGGCTTGAGTGCAGAAGAAGAAAAAAATTTCATAACAAGGGCGCTTACATCAATACAGCGGGTGATTCATCAGCCTCTTTCCATAGATACTGTAAACTATGATGCTATGGAGGAGGGGCTAAAGGTTTATGATGGAAAACCCTTGCTGAATTCTACTAATGGGGAAGATGAGACTTTACAAAGAGTAATAAAGTTAGCTAAAAAATATGGTGCTGCAGTAGTAGGCTTAACATTGGAGGATAAGGGGATTCCTGAAAAGGCCGAAGATCGGTTTAAAATAGCTGAAAAAATTGTAACAACAGCTGTTAATGAAGGTATAAGAAGAGAAGATATATATATTGATACCTTAGTATTAACAGCAGGAGCACAACAATCTTTAGCTATGGAATGTTTAAAGGCCATAAGGCTTGTAAAAAAAGAATTAGGTGTAAAGACTTTGTTAGGTGTTGAAAATATTTCCCATGGTCTGCCGAATAGAAGGCACTTGAACGACACTTTTTTAGCTATGGCGCTAGAGGCAGGATTGGATATTCCTATCCTTAACCCTTACCATTCGAGTAATTGGCCGATTATTAGAAGTTCTGATGTTTTAATGAATAAAGATAAAAATGCTCAGTTTTTTATTCAATGGGCTGATAAAGTACCAGAAGCGAAGTCAGTGGCAAAAACTGAAGAAGCTAAAAGGGTAGATGAAGTAACGCAACTTATAGAAATTATTTTAGAAGGAGATCAAGAAACTGTCATTCCTCAAGTGGAAGTCCTTTTAACGAATAGCATCAGCCCAGAAGAAATCATAAACCGTTGTGTTACACCAGCCTTGGAAGAAGCGGGAGAAAACTATGAGAAACAGATTTACTTTTTACCGCAGCTGTTGATGGCAGCGGAAACAGCTCAAAAGGTTTTTCAGCACCTAAAGCCTTTATTGCAGCAAAAGGAAGTGGATCATATAGGCACCTTCGTTATTGCTACTGTAAAGGGAGATATCCATGATATAGGGAAGAACATTGTTTCTATTATGCTTCAAAATCACGGATATCGTGTGATTGATTTGGGCAAAGATGTTGAGGCTGAAGTGATTATCGAGACTGCTATAAAAGAGAAGGCAGATATTATAGGTCTAAGTGCTTTGATGACTACAACAATGCAGGAAATGAAAAGTGTTATGGAAATATTGAAGGCAAGAAATTTATCCATACCTGTCATGGTGGGAGGAGCAGTTGTAACGCA